The Paenibacillus sp. FSL R7-0345 DNA segment CGATTAAAAAGCTGCGTCTCACGATATTCGAGATGTCCTTCACGATATTCGTGATGCTGACCGTTTCACGCATTTCCCCGTTCAGCTGGGCGTTGACCAGATGCATCGCGATGAAAGCGCACTCGTCTTCCGGCAGCAATACACCGAGCCGGTCTTCAATAATTTGCAGCGCTTTGAGGCCGATCGAGAATTCTTTGCGGTACATTCTCTTGATCTCCCACAGCAGCGCATTCTTGAGCTGAAGCCCCTGACGGTGCCGGTCGATGGCGAAATGGATATGGTCTGTAAGCGAGATATACACGCTGTCGTGGAGCTTCTCGCCCAGCACCGTCTCCGCATAGCGGATCACTTCATCGGAGCACTCAACATATTCAATTGGAATGTCCGACAGCAGCGTCATAAGCTTTTGTGAGACTTCTTTGTTATCCAGTGAGAATACCTTTTCAATCTTGTCCTCATCAATGGCGTCGCCGGTATGCTTCTTAAAGGCAATTCCCCGGCCCATGATGACCAGCTCATTCTGGCTGGCATCCAGCACGGTCACGACATTATTGTTGAGCACCTTCTCAATTTTCATTCCATCACCTTACGCCGTCAAAGTAGTAAAAAGGCAAAACCAAAACAGGCACTTAATACTTAATGCCAGCTTCTGGTTTTGCCTGAAAGTTCAGTAACAATCCAGCTTTAGTTTTCCCGTAAATGCATATTATCACATTGCCGGCAGATTGACAACAATATTATGAAAACGTTTTATAACACTTCACCATTCGATTCAATCACCTGTTTATACCAGTCAAAAGAATCCTTTTTACTGCGTGCGAGCGTACCGTTGCCTTCATCATCCAGATCGACATAAATGAAGCCGTAACGCTTGGACATTTCGGAAGTGGACATGCTCACCAGGTCAATCGGACCCCAGGCTGTATACCCCATCAGCTCAACGCCGTCCTTAACTGCTTCTTTCATCTGGATAATGTGCTGCTTCAGGTAGTCGATCCGGTAAGTATCATGGATGGAGCCGTCAGCTTCAACATGGTCGATGGCGCCCAGCCCGTTCTCAACAATAAAGAGCGGTTTCCGGTAACGGTCATACAGCGTGTTGAGAGTGATGCGCAATCCTACAGGATCGATCTGCCAACCCCAGTCGGAAGCTTCGAGATAAGGGTTTTTGACGCCCCCGATCAGGTTGCCTCCGGTCACATCACCTTCCGGTCCGGCTGTTACTGTAAGTGTCATGTAATAGCTGAAGGAGATGAAATCGACAGTGTGCGCTGCAATGATCTCGTCATCCCCAGGCTCACGAGCGATCACGATATTATTTTCGGCAAAATAACGGTTCATGTAGCTCGGATATTCACCGCGGGCATGCACATCAGTAAAGAACAGGTTCATCTGGCTTTCGAGCTGGCTCTTACGGACATCTTCAGGGTTACAGGTATGCGGGTAGGATTCAATGCGGGCCAGCATGCAGCCGATCTGTGCACCCGGTATGATCTCATGACCCAGCTTTGTCACCCTCGCACTTGCCACAAATTGATGATGCAGCGCCTGATAGATGGTCTGCAGCTTGTGCTCAACCTTGTCAGACAGGATGCCTCCGCCGGTGTATGGGCTCATTGTCATCACATTAATTTCGTTAAACGTCAGCCAGTATTTCACCTTGTTCCGGTATCGTGTGAACACGGTTTCGGCGTATTTTACATAATGACCGATCACTTCACGGCTGGCCCATCCGTTATATTTCAGGGTCAGACCAAGCGGAGTCTCATAATGGGACAGCGTTACCAGCGGCTCAATACCATATTTAAGCAGCTCATCGAACACATTGTCGTAGAACTGTAAGCCAGCTTCGTTCGGCTCGGCATCATCACCGTTCGGGAAAATACGCGCCCAGTTGATCGACATGCGGAATACTTTGAAGCCCATTTCGGCAAACAGGGCAATATCCTCTTTATAACGGTGGTAGAAGTCAACCCCTTCACGTTTGGGGAAACGCTCGCTGAGGTCACCCGCCAGAATCTCGGCAATACGCTCCGAGGAAATCTCCATCGAGTGATCCCCTTTACGCAGCGCCTTCGGCACATGGGCAATCATATCGGCGGTAGATAAGCCTTTGCCGTCCAAGTCAAAACCGCCTTCAAGCTGATTGGCTGCCGTA contains these protein-coding regions:
- a CDS encoding PRD domain-containing protein, with the protein product MKIEKVLNNNVVTVLDASQNELVIMGRGIAFKKHTGDAIDEDKIEKVFSLDNKEVSQKLMTLLSDIPIEYVECSDEVIRYAETVLGEKLHDSVYISLTDHIHFAIDRHRQGLQLKNALLWEIKRMYRKEFSIGLKALQIIEDRLGVLLPEDECAFIAMHLVNAQLNGEMRETVSITNIVKDISNIVRRSFLIELDEESLSYYRFLTHLKFFAQRVVQGSPVDDRDRDHTLHDLVRVQYPEAYTCAEKIADYTRKIYKRNLSKEEILYMTIHIERIVRNEETTE
- a CDS encoding glycoside hydrolase family 1 protein, which translates into the protein MATANTGFPKNFLWGGATAANQLEGGFDLDGKGLSTADMIAHVPKALRKGDHSMEISSERIAEILAGDLSERFPKREGVDFYHRYKEDIALFAEMGFKVFRMSINWARIFPNGDDAEPNEAGLQFYDNVFDELLKYGIEPLVTLSHYETPLGLTLKYNGWASREVIGHYVKYAETVFTRYRNKVKYWLTFNEINVMTMSPYTGGGILSDKVEHKLQTIYQALHHQFVASARVTKLGHEIIPGAQIGCMLARIESYPHTCNPEDVRKSQLESQMNLFFTDVHARGEYPSYMNRYFAENNIVIAREPGDDEIIAAHTVDFISFSYYMTLTVTAGPEGDVTGGNLIGGVKNPYLEASDWGWQIDPVGLRITLNTLYDRYRKPLFIVENGLGAIDHVEADGSIHDTYRIDYLKQHIIQMKEAVKDGVELMGYTAWGPIDLVSMSTSEMSKRYGFIYVDLDDEGNGTLARSKKDSFDWYKQVIESNGEVL